In Rickettsiales bacterium, a genomic segment contains:
- a CDS encoding helix-turn-helix domain-containing protein, with amino-acid sequence MNQNITETIRDAVADAIRDYGKNIQEKEYLNTVEAAHYLGFSKQRLEIWRCHGGGPRYIRCNGGSAIRYHKTELDAFMAANIRRHTADDGDDNV; translated from the coding sequence ATGAATCAAAATATTACTGAAACCATTCGTGATGCGGTAGCTGATGCTATTCGTGATTACGGAAAAAATATTCAAGAAAAAGAATATCTCAATACAGTTGAGGCGGCGCATTATCTCGGCTTCTCCAAGCAGCGTTTAGAGATTTGGCGCTGTCATGGGGGCGGTCCACGTTACATTCGCTGTAATGGCGGCAGTGCCATTCGTTACCATAAGACTGAACTCGACGCATTTATGGCTGCCAATATTCGCCGTCATACGGCTGATGATGGAGATGACAATGTCTAA